The stretch of DNA GGCATGACTCGGGATACATTGCCCTCGTTGAGTGCGGAGACCTTTCTTTCTCTTGATCGTGTTCGGTCGGGCGATGAGTTGTCAGAGGGAAAGTTTCTCGTAGCGAGTCGCCAGATAACGGATCCGCGTTTTATGGAAACCGTCATCCTGTTGACCCGTCATGACTCGCAGGGCACCGTCGGTCTGATCGTGAATCATCCCACCGAGATTCAACTCTCTCAAGTCTTTCCGGAGATGAAGGGCCTGGAGCAGGACGCACACGTTCTTTACAGCGGCGGACCGGTCGGCATAAACCAGATGCAGCTGCTCATCCATTCGCAGAAAGAACTCGACGAGACCCATCGGATATTAAAAGACGTTTACCTCAGTTCGAGCAGGACCGTGCTCGAGCGTCTCCTGAACGGTCTCCGCGATAAGGCACAATTTCATATTTATTCGGGATATGCGGGTTGGTTGCCCGGACAGCTTGAGGGGGAGATAACGAGGGGTGACTGGCATGTAGTTAAGGCCGATGCCGAGACGGTTTTTGAGAAGGCTCCCGCGGATATCTGGCCCGAGTTTATTCGGCGGACCTCCGTAATCCAGGCGCAAGGGAGATAGACGGAGTGAAGAAAGGTTCTCACGAAATCCCTTTGGCCCCGTTCCGACGCACCGTTGTCTGAAAGATCGAGCGTGACCGCCCCCGGAATGACCATAAGGGATGATAAGATCTCCTGCAGATATGTCCTCTAAAGGTCTCACAATCGGCCGGCGTAGTATACGGTGATAGTCATGCCCATG from Thermodesulfovibrionales bacterium encodes:
- a CDS encoding YqgE/AlgH family protein, with product MTRDTLPSLSAETFLSLDRVRSGDELSEGKFLVASRQITDPRFMETVILLTRHDSQGTVGLIVNHPTEIQLSQVFPEMKGLEQDAHVLYSGGPVGINQMQLLIHSQKELDETHRILKDVYLSSSRTVLERLLNGLRDKAQFHIYSGYAGWLPGQLEGEITRGDWHVVKADAETVFEKAPADIWPEFIRRTSVIQAQGR